The Sedimentibacter sp. zth1 DNA segment TATGGAAGCATAGCCACTGTTTGATAGCACAAACAGTTTTATTGGTAAATTATAATTTTTTATCAACTGTAGTTCCTGAATATTGTGTTGAAGGCTACCATCACCTTCCAATGCAATTGTTCTATGTCTACCACTTGCTATACAGCTTGCTATAGTAGATGGTACTACAAAACCCATCGAGCCTAATCCCATTGAAGAAATAAACCTTTGTCCCTTTTTAAGCTTTACAGCCATGTGTGAAATACCGCATGTTCTACCGGACGATGAACCTACAAAAACATCATGTTCTGTAAAATATGATGATAATTTTTCTGCAAATCTATAACCATCTGTAAAACCTTCGTTATCATTAGGCTGAATTTCCTTGTTTAAAGGGTATTTAGCTTTTATATCCATACAATATTTTATCCATACATCATAATGTGGCAAAATATATTCACTACTTTTTTCTAACATCATATCAATGAATTCACTTGCATCAGCTTGTATTGATAATTCAAATTTCATTTTAAATTTATTCAACTCGTTTTCATCTATATCAACTATAACCTTTTTTGCATTAGGTCCAAAATTAACTTCATCATATGCAGTCAAAGCAGCATTTAACCTTGTTCCAATTATAATCAATAAATCACTATTTTGTAAAATATAGTTTGAATACCTTTTAGCAGGTATTCCCGGTGAATCAAAATAATATGGATAATCTTCTTCAAAAATATCTTTTGATCTCCATGTGTTTAATACAGGCACTTTGAGTTTTTCTATTAATGCTTTTATAGTGTTCTTAGCACCTGCACCAACAACACCACCACCTACCAAAAATACAGGTCTTTTACTATTCTTTAGCAATTCATAAACCTTTTCTACTGATGTATTAAATCCGTCTTTATCGATTGTATATTCAAGCTTTTCTTTTTCAGGGTAGAACTCATATAAATCTTCTATATTTACTTGTGCTGATTGGATATCTAAAGGAATATCTAGCCATACAGGTCCTTTCCTTCTGTGCGTAGCTAAATAAACCGCCTTTTGAAGGTGGTAACGAATTGAGTTTTTATCTGTTATTTGAACCGCATATTTAGTAGTACTTTTTACCATTGAAATAATATCTACTTCTTGTGCTCCATACTGTCTGACACCTCTAAGCCTAGCACTATCCTGAGTTTTACATTGTCCTGAAATAGCTAATACGGGAGTTGAATCTAAATATGCAGCTGATATTCCTGTTATAGCATTAGTTGAACCTGGACCTGTAGTAAGCATGCATACGCCTAATTTATTTGTAAACTTTCCATAACTATCTGCACAAATAGAAGATGCTTGCTCATTAAAATTGCAAATAACATTAATATTGCTTTTTCCTACTGAATCTAGTAAATGCATCATTCCTCCACCAGATATTAAAAACACATCTTTTACTCCGTAATTCTCTAAATAACTCATTATATAATCTGATAATTTCAATTTATTTCTCCTATATACATAATAATTCAACTATACATTTATTAACAATTTTCTTAATTGTTCTACAGAAAGCCATTGCGTATTTGTACCTGAATTGTACTCAAATCCTTGTTCAATAAGTCTGCCACCTTTTGCATAGTAATTTTCAATATTCCACCAATCAAAATGT contains these protein-coding regions:
- a CDS encoding thiamine pyrophosphate-binding protein gives rise to the protein MKLSDYIMSYLENYGVKDVFLISGGGMMHLLDSVGKSNINVICNFNEQASSICADSYGKFTNKLGVCMLTTGPGSTNAITGISAAYLDSTPVLAISGQCKTQDSARLRGVRQYGAQEVDIISMVKSTTKYAVQITDKNSIRYHLQKAVYLATHRRKGPVWLDIPLDIQSAQVNIEDLYEFYPEKEKLEYTIDKDGFNTSVEKVYELLKNSKRPVFLVGGGVVGAGAKNTIKALIEKLKVPVLNTWRSKDIFEEDYPYYFDSPGIPAKRYSNYILQNSDLLIIIGTRLNAALTAYDEVNFGPNAKKVIVDIDENELNKFKMKFELSIQADASEFIDMMLEKSSEYILPHYDVWIKYCMDIKAKYPLNKEIQPNDNEGFTDGYRFAEKLSSYFTEHDVFVGSSSGRTCGISHMAVKLKKGQRFISSMGLGSMGFVVPSTIASCIASGRHRTIALEGDGSLQHNIQELQLIKNYNLPIKLFVLSNSGYASIYMMQKNNFKSNFTACNEVSGLNFPKVNDVAKTYGLDYYKIENNEQIDGVLKQVMNDERPVLCEVMSSVYFDEIPKSMTIVNKDGTFSSSKLENLYPFLSEQEVKENMLI